The following proteins are co-located in the Dietzia timorensis genome:
- a CDS encoding HIT family protein: MTSHDAESGQSARDSVVDTGAGEADRLFRLWAPYRMAYIAEPPKPVEGATGEPFLDIPKMRDEDGLVVARGENVYVVLNLYPYNPGHAMVIPYRKVAELENLTAAESAELMAYTQHLIRVVKSVSRPDSFNVGLNLGGAAGGSLADHLHQHVVPRWVGDANFMTVLGGTKVLPQLLGETRRLLAEAWHTVPGRP; the protein is encoded by the coding sequence ATGACGTCGCACGACGCAGAATCCGGGCAGTCCGCGCGCGACTCAGTCGTCGACACGGGGGCGGGAGAGGCCGACCGTCTTTTCCGCCTCTGGGCGCCCTATCGCATGGCGTACATCGCCGAGCCGCCGAAGCCCGTGGAGGGCGCGACCGGGGAGCCTTTCCTCGACATCCCGAAGATGAGGGACGAAGACGGTCTCGTCGTGGCGCGCGGCGAGAACGTATACGTGGTACTCAACCTCTACCCGTACAACCCGGGGCATGCGATGGTGATCCCGTACCGCAAGGTCGCGGAGCTCGAGAATCTCACGGCCGCCGAGTCCGCCGAACTCATGGCGTATACCCAGCACCTCATCCGTGTCGTAAAGTCGGTCTCGCGCCCGGACTCGTTTAATGTGGGGCTCAACCTCGGTGGAGCGGCCGGAGGCTCGCTGGCGGACCACCTTCACCAGCACGTCGTCCCGCGTTGGGTGGGCGACGCGAATTTCATGACCGTTCTCGGTGGCACCAAGGTGCTTCCACAACTTCTCGGCGAGACGCGACGACTGCTCGCCGAGGCCTGGCACACGGTCCCGGGACGTCCCTAG
- the thrS gene encoding threonine--tRNA ligase has product MSEQLQTTSGPAESQVRTLTIPAGEPAGKTIAEAGLQTKGADQIVVVRERDGSLRDLSWVPDSDTEVELVAANTEEGRSVIRHSCAHVLAQAVQDMFPEAKLGIGPPIENGFYYDFDVSEPFTPEDLTELEKRMKKIIKAGQRFSRRAYDSLDSARAELADEPYKLELIEDKGRADAGEGAAIDTGEVMEVGAGQLTSYDNLNPRTGERIWFDLCRGPHVPTTKFIPAFKLTRVSAAYWRGDQANAGLQRIYGTAWESTEAQDEYLVRLKEAERRDHRRLGSELDLFSFPDEVGSGFPMFHPRGGIIRNEMEQHSLRRHLSAGYQLVNTPHVTKGDLFRKSQHLNWYSEGMFPPMMLDDETDDEGNVTKPAQDYYVKPMNCPMHNLIFDSRGRSYRELPLRMFEFGTVYRYEKSGVIHGLTRARGFTQDDAHIYCTEEQMEAEISTVLQFVISLLRDYGLDDFYLELSTKDPKKYVGEDDVWERSTETLRRVGEASGFELVPDPEGAAFYGPKISVQARDAIGRTWQMSTVQLDFNLPELFDLQYTASDGSKKRPVMIHRALFGSIERFFGVLLEHYAGAFPVWLSPTQVVGIPVADEFADHLQGVITSLRARGIRAELDDGSDRMQKKIRTHTTGKVPFMLLAGARDVESGAVSFRFLDGTQYNGVPVSQAVETIAHWAESRRNDQPTEENL; this is encoded by the coding sequence ATGAGCGAGCAACTGCAGACCACGTCCGGACCGGCCGAGAGCCAAGTCCGCACGCTCACCATTCCCGCCGGCGAACCGGCGGGGAAGACTATTGCCGAGGCCGGTCTGCAGACGAAGGGCGCCGACCAGATCGTCGTCGTCCGGGAGCGAGACGGATCTCTTCGGGACCTGTCCTGGGTCCCCGACTCGGACACCGAGGTCGAGCTCGTCGCCGCGAACACCGAAGAAGGCCGGTCGGTCATCCGCCACTCCTGCGCCCACGTGCTGGCGCAGGCCGTGCAGGACATGTTTCCCGAGGCGAAGCTCGGTATCGGGCCGCCGATCGAGAACGGCTTCTACTACGACTTCGACGTCTCAGAGCCGTTCACCCCAGAAGACCTCACCGAGCTCGAAAAGCGGATGAAGAAGATCATCAAGGCCGGTCAGCGTTTCTCCCGCCGCGCCTATGATTCCCTCGATTCCGCACGTGCGGAGCTCGCCGACGAGCCGTACAAGCTCGAACTCATCGAGGACAAGGGTCGGGCGGACGCAGGCGAAGGAGCAGCAATCGATACGGGAGAGGTCATGGAGGTCGGCGCGGGCCAGCTCACCTCTTACGACAACCTCAATCCGCGCACCGGGGAGCGCATCTGGTTCGACCTGTGCCGCGGCCCTCACGTGCCGACCACCAAGTTCATCCCCGCTTTCAAGCTCACTCGTGTGTCGGCGGCGTATTGGCGCGGAGACCAAGCCAACGCGGGTCTGCAGCGCATCTATGGCACCGCATGGGAGTCCACCGAGGCGCAGGACGAGTACCTCGTGCGGCTCAAGGAGGCCGAGCGCCGCGATCACCGACGCCTCGGCTCGGAGCTCGACCTTTTCAGCTTCCCCGACGAGGTGGGTTCGGGCTTCCCGATGTTCCATCCACGCGGCGGGATCATCCGCAACGAGATGGAGCAGCATTCGCTCCGCCGGCACCTGTCCGCCGGTTACCAGCTGGTCAACACCCCGCACGTCACCAAGGGCGATCTGTTCCGCAAATCCCAGCACCTCAACTGGTACTCGGAGGGCATGTTCCCCCCGATGATGCTCGACGACGAGACGGATGACGAGGGCAATGTCACCAAGCCGGCGCAGGACTACTACGTCAAGCCGATGAACTGCCCGATGCACAACCTCATCTTCGACTCCCGTGGGCGCTCCTACCGCGAGCTCCCGTTGAGGATGTTCGAGTTCGGCACGGTCTATCGATACGAGAAGTCCGGCGTCATCCACGGTTTGACCCGCGCACGCGGGTTCACGCAGGACGACGCGCACATCTATTGCACCGAGGAGCAAATGGAGGCCGAGATCTCCACGGTGCTCCAGTTCGTGATCTCGTTGCTGCGCGATTACGGCCTCGACGATTTCTACCTCGAGCTGTCCACGAAGGATCCGAAGAAGTACGTCGGCGAAGACGACGTGTGGGAGCGCTCGACCGAGACTCTGCGCCGGGTCGGTGAGGCGTCGGGCTTCGAGCTCGTTCCCGATCCCGAAGGCGCCGCGTTCTATGGCCCCAAGATCTCCGTGCAGGCGCGGGACGCCATCGGACGTACCTGGCAGATGTCTACCGTGCAGCTCGACTTCAACCTGCCGGAGCTGTTCGACCTGCAATACACCGCGTCCGACGGCTCGAAGAAGCGTCCGGTGATGATCCACCGCGCGTTGTTCGGATCGATCGAGCGTTTCTTCGGCGTGCTCCTCGAACACTATGCCGGCGCGTTCCCGGTGTGGTTGTCGCCGACACAGGTCGTGGGTATCCCGGTCGCCGACGAGTTCGCCGATCACCTACAGGGCGTGATCACCTCGCTGCGGGCACGCGGGATCCGCGCCGAGCTCGACGACGGTTCGGACCGCATGCAGAAGAAGATTCGCACGCACACCACCGGTAAGGTTCCATTCATGCTGCTCGCGGGCGCACGCGACGTCGAATCCGGTGCGGTGAGCTTCCGCTTCCTCGATGGGACCCAGTACAACGGGGTCCCGGTTTCGCAGGCAGTGGAGACCATCGCCCATTGGGCCGAGTCCCGCCGCAACGATCAACCGACCGAAGAGAACCTGTAG
- a CDS encoding MMPL family transporter translates to MSLRSSNDAAPSDSARSGGSGEGNPRRRPVVWVVVAVSIALWLALSALGGPFFGRISEVAANDRSTFLPSSAESTEAGDWVDRFRDSDAVPAVIIAERPIGESVTDGDREWLESSVDAAKGDGVITEPLSPPIASEDGSAWQIVVSVSDATTGEDVSELRGLLDDTAPDGLEHFVTGPAGFTADLQEGFAGIDGLLLLVAVAMVFVILVVVYRSPVLPVVVLLTSMAALSASILLVWNLANAGFITINGQIQGILFILVVGAATDYSLLYVARYRDELRRARTARAATARALRGTAEPIAASGGTVIAGLLCLLLSDLSTNSALGPVAAIGIVMAIAAALTFLPALLLLGSRWAFWPFVPTYREEREKPSDRSTEVFEEKGVWPAIARAVRRRPRTVWIVMIVVFLVPLPAAFGFSASGVPQSELVLGDAEARDGQAAISRHFPQGSSSPTYIVVDENDVDVVASEVSVVPGVDSVAVTADTPRGLVEADGPGTVDTDAVTLIDGKALVEATLSEPADSIAAEDTVTAMRERLSTVAPSALVGGETATDLDTNTTAIRDRTVIIPLILVVVTVILMALLRAVAAPLLLVALTVVSFGTALGVSGLVFDGIFDFPGVDPSVPLYGFVFLVALGIDYNIFLMSRVREESLTHGTRAGVLRALVYTGGVITSAGVVLAATFAALSVIPIMFLVQLSFIVTFGVLLDAILVRSLLVPGLIYDIGRPVWWPFTKAIPRDQ, encoded by the coding sequence ATGTCCCTACGCTCCTCGAACGATGCCGCGCCGTCTGATTCTGCGAGGTCCGGCGGGTCCGGCGAGGGCAATCCGCGCAGGCGGCCGGTTGTGTGGGTTGTGGTCGCCGTGTCCATTGCTTTATGGCTGGCGCTATCCGCGCTGGGTGGGCCGTTCTTCGGTCGCATTTCCGAGGTTGCCGCCAACGACCGCTCGACGTTCCTTCCTTCGTCCGCCGAATCCACCGAGGCGGGCGATTGGGTCGACCGCTTCCGCGATTCGGATGCGGTACCCGCAGTGATCATCGCCGAGCGCCCGATTGGGGAATCCGTCACCGACGGCGATCGGGAATGGCTCGAAAGCTCGGTGGACGCGGCGAAGGGCGACGGGGTGATCACCGAGCCGCTGTCGCCTCCGATCGCCTCCGAGGACGGATCGGCGTGGCAGATCGTTGTCAGCGTCTCGGACGCGACGACAGGGGAGGACGTCTCCGAGCTTCGCGGCCTCCTCGACGACACCGCTCCCGACGGGCTCGAACACTTCGTCACGGGACCGGCGGGATTCACCGCTGATCTGCAAGAGGGGTTCGCCGGCATCGACGGCCTTCTCCTGTTGGTCGCCGTCGCGATGGTGTTCGTCATCCTCGTGGTCGTCTACCGCTCGCCGGTGCTCCCCGTTGTGGTTCTCCTGACGTCGATGGCCGCGCTTTCCGCGTCGATCCTGCTCGTGTGGAACCTGGCCAACGCCGGGTTCATCACCATCAACGGGCAGATCCAGGGGATCTTGTTCATTCTCGTAGTCGGTGCCGCGACCGACTATTCGCTGCTCTACGTCGCCCGATACAGAGACGAGCTTCGGCGCGCCCGCACCGCTCGCGCCGCGACGGCGAGGGCCCTTCGAGGTACAGCCGAGCCGATAGCGGCCTCCGGGGGCACGGTCATCGCGGGGCTGCTGTGTCTCCTGCTGTCCGACCTTTCGACGAACAGCGCGTTGGGACCCGTCGCCGCGATCGGCATCGTCATGGCGATCGCCGCAGCGCTGACATTTCTTCCCGCCCTTCTTCTCCTCGGTAGCCGTTGGGCCTTCTGGCCGTTCGTCCCCACCTATCGGGAGGAACGTGAGAAGCCGTCGGACCGTTCGACCGAGGTTTTTGAGGAAAAGGGCGTGTGGCCCGCGATTGCGCGCGCCGTTCGGCGACGCCCGAGAACGGTGTGGATCGTGATGATCGTCGTTTTCCTCGTGCCGCTGCCGGCGGCATTCGGGTTTTCCGCCAGCGGAGTCCCGCAAAGCGAACTCGTCCTCGGTGACGCCGAGGCGAGAGACGGGCAGGCCGCGATCTCGCGTCATTTCCCGCAGGGAAGCTCCAGCCCGACCTACATCGTGGTGGACGAGAACGACGTCGATGTCGTCGCATCCGAAGTCTCCGTGGTTCCCGGGGTCGACTCCGTTGCGGTCACCGCAGACACGCCACGCGGTCTGGTAGAAGCTGATGGTCCGGGAACCGTCGACACCGACGCAGTCACGCTCATCGACGGGAAGGCACTTGTAGAGGCGACGCTGTCGGAGCCGGCCGACTCGATCGCCGCCGAAGACACCGTCACCGCAATGCGCGAGCGCCTCTCAACCGTCGCGCCCTCGGCGCTCGTCGGTGGGGAAACGGCGACCGACTTGGACACCAACACCACTGCGATCCGGGACCGGACGGTGATCATCCCGTTGATCCTCGTCGTCGTCACCGTGATCCTCATGGCGCTGCTTCGGGCCGTGGCCGCGCCGCTGCTCCTCGTCGCGCTCACCGTCGTCTCTTTCGGAACCGCGCTCGGGGTGTCCGGTCTCGTGTTCGACGGAATCTTCGACTTCCCCGGCGTGGATCCGTCGGTACCGCTCTACGGATTCGTGTTCCTCGTCGCTCTGGGCATCGACTACAACATCTTCCTCATGTCGCGGGTGCGGGAGGAGTCGCTCACCCACGGAACCCGCGCCGGCGTGCTTCGCGCGCTTGTCTACACCGGCGGAGTGATCACCTCGGCGGGCGTGGTGTTGGCGGCGACATTCGCCGCGCTGTCGGTCATTCCCATCATGTTCCTGGTCCAGCTGTCGTTCATTGTCACGTTCGGCGTGCTGCTCGACGCGATCCTCGTCCGTTCGCTGCTCGTGCCGGGACTCATTTACGACATCGGGCGACCGGTGTGGTGGCCGTTCACCAAGGCGATACCGCGGGACCAGTAA
- a CDS encoding GNAT family N-acetyltransferase, giving the protein MDRTFSNDGGQRLSPNSAAPILAAEEFDASDLSSLASLTFPLACPPELTKADMAAFIEENLTPSAFRRYIAEPENVVLLARDAVGDPLAYTLGIPGRGDDDDAAALITAERPMYLSKVYAAPRAHGTGLSTALMDAHAVVARERGFDSLWLGTNVDNGRARRFYEKIGFVDRGRRTFLVGGQNCHDVVYELPL; this is encoded by the coding sequence GTGGACAGAACCTTTTCGAATGACGGCGGACAACGCCTTTCCCCGAACTCCGCGGCGCCGATTCTAGCCGCAGAAGAATTCGACGCCTCCGATCTTTCCTCCCTCGCGTCGTTGACCTTTCCGCTGGCGTGCCCGCCGGAGTTAACGAAGGCCGATATGGCCGCGTTCATCGAGGAAAATCTCACGCCCTCGGCATTTCGGCGCTACATTGCCGAACCAGAGAACGTGGTGCTTCTGGCGCGAGATGCCGTGGGCGATCCCCTTGCCTACACGCTTGGCATCCCCGGCAGAGGTGACGATGACGACGCTGCAGCGCTTATTACGGCTGAGAGGCCGATGTACCTATCCAAGGTGTACGCGGCGCCGCGTGCCCACGGCACGGGACTTTCCACAGCGCTCATGGACGCACACGCTGTCGTGGCAAGAGAGCGCGGATTCGACTCGCTGTGGCTGGGCACGAACGTCGACAATGGCCGCGCGAGACGCTTCTATGAAAAGATCGGCTTCGTCGATCGCGGGCGGCGCACCTTCCTCGTTGGTGGCCAGAACTGCCACGACGTCGTCTACGAACTACCTCTGTAG
- the zapE gene encoding cell division protein ZapE, translated as MVLRLADITPDVSPDELVAQLVPPSMFDEVSFDSYIPDPGEPSQAEARDACRAFAEEVVKAKTGKKKGLFGKKKPVEGRGIYLDGGFGVGKTHLLASIFHACPAPKSFGTFVELTNVVGALGFNRAVEELSTRSVLCIDEFELDDPGDTMLVSRLLAELSAAGVFIAATSNTLPGQLGEGRFAAADFLREIRKISGLFQTLRVDGPDYRHRDLPPAPDPMSNADLEATAAEVEGSTLDDFDELCRHLDKLHPSKYNRLVGGITQVCLENVHPVENQAIALRVVVLADRLYDAGIPVRNSGAKLDEIFTPEMINGGYKKKYLRATSRLLALSRFQPGDTH; from the coding sequence ATGGTCTTACGCCTCGCCGACATTACCCCAGATGTCTCACCCGATGAGCTTGTCGCTCAGCTCGTGCCACCGTCCATGTTCGACGAGGTGAGCTTCGACTCCTACATCCCGGATCCGGGCGAACCGAGCCAAGCCGAGGCCCGCGATGCGTGCCGCGCCTTCGCCGAGGAAGTGGTCAAGGCCAAGACCGGGAAGAAGAAGGGTCTTTTCGGCAAGAAGAAGCCGGTCGAGGGCCGCGGAATCTATCTCGACGGCGGATTTGGTGTCGGCAAAACGCACCTTCTCGCGTCCATCTTCCACGCGTGCCCCGCGCCGAAGTCGTTCGGAACATTCGTCGAACTCACCAACGTGGTCGGCGCGCTCGGCTTCAACCGCGCGGTCGAAGAACTGTCGACGCGTTCAGTGCTGTGCATCGACGAGTTCGAGCTCGACGATCCCGGCGACACCATGCTCGTGTCCCGGCTACTCGCCGAACTATCCGCCGCCGGGGTATTCATCGCCGCGACGTCGAACACCCTGCCGGGCCAGCTGGGCGAAGGGCGTTTCGCCGCGGCCGACTTCCTCCGCGAGATCCGCAAGATCTCGGGGCTGTTCCAGACGCTTCGCGTCGACGGACCGGACTACAGGCACCGCGATCTGCCGCCGGCGCCCGATCCGATGAGCAACGCCGATCTCGAGGCCACGGCGGCGGAAGTCGAAGGCTCGACCCTCGATGACTTCGACGAGCTGTGCCGGCACCTAGACAAGCTGCACCCGTCCAAGTACAACCGCCTCGTCGGCGGGATCACGCAGGTGTGCCTCGAAAACGTGCACCCCGTGGAGAATCAGGCGATCGCGCTGCGCGTCGTCGTGTTGGCAGACCGTTTGTATGACGCCGGAATTCCGGTTCGCAATAGCGGCGCGAAGCTCGACGAGATCTTCACCCCGGAGATGATCAACGGCGGCTATAAAAAGAAGTACCTGCGGGCCACGAGCCGCTTGCTCGCGCTTTCGCGCTTCCAGCCGGGCGACACCCACTAG
- a CDS encoding dihydrofolate reductase family protein produces the protein MSAEISDPGRALALWNTLAPHRGSEAVYPVRATFISALDGAVTAQGASAGLGTEMDQAVFHGMRARAGTILVGAATARHEGYGPATVLPALSHLRTSTSPAPLWIVSRALRRTDIDHVSKAQQAATRDAGQMSLVVPESCAAPEHRTYAKENGVDVRVVSGGIDELLPGAIGLARSENGGEIDCEGGPHLLEALLRAGLLDELVLSMSPHLHFPSGVHLLPNPEGADTHPWQRRLHVVSAFSSDDGGLYTRWIVDHND, from the coding sequence ATGAGTGCCGAGATATCCGATCCGGGCCGGGCGCTCGCGCTGTGGAATACCCTTGCGCCTCATCGCGGAAGTGAAGCCGTATATCCCGTGCGGGCAACGTTTATTTCTGCGCTGGACGGGGCCGTCACCGCGCAGGGGGCGTCTGCCGGCCTGGGTACGGAAATGGACCAGGCGGTCTTCCATGGTATGCGGGCACGGGCCGGCACGATCCTCGTCGGCGCGGCGACAGCCCGGCACGAAGGGTACGGTCCGGCCACCGTTCTCCCAGCGTTATCGCACTTACGAACGAGCACCTCACCGGCCCCGCTATGGATAGTGTCACGCGCCCTGCGCCGGACCGACATCGATCACGTCTCGAAAGCGCAACAGGCAGCTACTCGAGACGCTGGCCAAATGAGTCTCGTCGTCCCCGAATCTTGCGCCGCGCCCGAGCACCGTACCTACGCAAAGGAGAACGGGGTAGACGTTCGCGTCGTATCGGGAGGCATTGACGAATTACTTCCGGGCGCAATCGGACTCGCGCGAAGCGAGAACGGAGGCGAAATAGACTGCGAGGGCGGTCCCCATCTCTTGGAGGCCCTTTTGCGAGCTGGTCTCCTCGACGAACTGGTGCTGAGCATGTCCCCGCACCTCCACTTCCCGTCCGGCGTTCACCTGCTTCCGAACCCTGAAGGCGCGGACACACACCCGTGGCAACGCCGACTTCACGTCGTGTCGGCATTCAGTTCGGACGACGGTGGCCTCTACACTCGTTGGATCGTGGACCACAATGACTGA